From the Legionellales bacterium genome, the window CGTGATATTTCCGCATCATTAGCAACTTTGCGTAAATCCATTCCCGATGTCATGAATGGGTTTAGTAACCTTGCACAAGCAGCAACAAAAGACGGTGCACTGGATAAAAAAACCAAAGAATTAATTGCTTTAGCACTTGGCGTTGCCGCGCATTGTGATGGTTGCATTGGTTTTCATACCCAAGCCTTAGTCAAATTGGGCGCTACCCATGAAGAATTAGTAGAAACGTTGGGA encodes:
- a CDS encoding carboxymuconolactone decarboxylase family protein, which codes for MTKQYKEITRDISASLATLRKSIPDVMNGFSNLAQAATKDGALDKKTKELIALALGVAAHCDGCIGFHTQALVKLGATHEELVETLGMAVYMGGGPSLMYAADAIRSFEEFKN